The window TTATTGTTTAATTCGGTAGATATTCCATCTACTGATAGATTAACAGTAGCTTTAGAAAGCAACTCTCTTGCTCATAATTTATCTTATATTGTTTACCAAAAATATTATTTAGAAGGTCATGGCATAGGGGACAGTTATGTCATAGGTAATTATATTGATTTTGGTTATGTAGGAGTAATTTTAATGGGTATAATTTTAGGATTTATATTTGTATTTTTATTAAGAAAATTATACATTGGAAAAATAGTAATATCATTTTTAGCTTTAGTTATTTTAACAGAATTATTTTTTACACCTAGAGGTTCTTTTTCAGCTAGTTTTTCTCATGTGTTGGAACTTCCTTTATGGTTTATAATTTTGCTAATATTACTAACGTCTAATATTTTGAAGAAAAATAAGGCTTATTTGATAAGGAGATAAATAAAATGTTTGAAAATTATTCTTTAGCAGATTTATTTGCTAATATATATAAAAAATTAAGGGTAAACATTATAGGAGCATTAATTATATATTTATTGATAGCTCTACCTTTAATTTATAAAACAATAAATACTAAAACTGTAAGCAATGTAAATTCCAACTTTTCTAGTTACGTCATTTACAAAATATCTACTCCACAGACCACTTCTGAAAAAAAAATAAATAATGTCTATGGTGGATATAGTGATTTTTATTCTAAAATAATATCTGCTAACATTAATGGAGCTTATTTATTTAATGATTCTAAAGAAGAGGACTTAAAAAAATATGCAGCAACATTAGGAAGTGATGCAACAGTACTTAAAAATTCAAATATAGATTATTGGATAAAAAAAATAAAAATTAATCCTTTAGAAGAAAATAAGGGAGTTTCAGTAGAAATACTTACTCCTAATAAAGAATTGAATTTATTTATTGAAGGTAAGATAGATAGTATAATTAAAAATTATTCAGGCGTTTATAGCGATGTAACTATTGAAAAATTAAATACGGTATATTCTAATTCATCAAGTTCAGAAAATATGGAAATAACTTATAGTAAAAAACAGTTAGTAATTAAATTAGCATTAATTGGGGTATTGACTTTAATATTTGTTGCTGGTGTGAATTTCTTACTATATATATTTAATCCAACAATTAATAGAATAGGAGATTACAATAGATACAAGGAAGTTAAAAAAGTTTTTGATATTACTTCTTCAAAAGATATAGCTGTCGTTACTAAATATTTTTCTAATGATATTACACTTATAACTACAAATAAACTTGTACATAAAAAAGTAATAAAAGCAGGATATAATATAAAATTATTAAGATCTGTAAGTGATTTTGAGGGAATTTTAAATCCTATATTTGTAGAAGAGTATGGAAGCACAAGATATAAAAATTTTGAAAAAGCCTTGCAACAGTTAAATAATTTTGATAAAAAAATATTAGGTATAATTTCTTATGAATTATAATATTTAATTAAAATCCTTGTATAATATAATAATATTTTCTTAATATATTTGAAAAAAATAGTAACTAAAATTTTTAGTTACTATTTTTTTTATCTGTATAATAAGCATAAAATTTATGGGGTACTTGTTCAGATTTTTTTGGTAATTTCATGTAATCATTGTACAAGTAGGTTAAAACTTCATCATAATTTTTAGGGGCTGGGAATTTATGATTTTCAAATTCTAATTCTATTAATTCTCTTCCTGTATTAAGAGGTAAAATATCCTTCTCTTTATTTTTGGATATAATAAATGCGGAAAAAGTGGGCTTATTTGAAGTGTATTTTTTTATTATTTTTTCTATTACTTTAGCAAAAAATTTAGGATGGATAGGTCTTACTAGGTACCACATAATAATCCTGCATAAATCTTTTATTTTACTGTCCTTGTATGTAACATTTTCTTTTTTAATAAATGATAGATATTTTAAACTTTCAAAGAAATAACTTATATTAATAACTTTTTTGTTATCAAAATAGTCTAGGGGGAATATATCAATAAAAATTCCAGAATCATAACTTTTTGTTAAATCACTGTAAATTATTTTAGTTTCTGAGTTGTGAATTTTAATAAAGTTATTAAAATAATTTTTTTCACTTTCTAGTGAAAGTATTTTATATTTAGAAGTATCATTTTTAAATAGTTTAATAAATTTATTATAATTTTCTCTAGTCATTGTTATATCTATATCATCATCCCAGGGGATAAAACCCTTATGTCTTACAGCTCCTAAAAGAGTTCCGTAATTTATAAAATATTCAATATTATTTTTTTTGCAAAAACCATCTATATAAATTAATATGTCTAATCCTATTTTTTTTATTTCATTTAATTCTAATTTTTTCATTTTGCCAGCCTTTTTATTTTACCTTTTATAAAGTATATAGTATCATAAAGCATTTTATCTTTCGATATGTATAAAATTAAGAAATAAATTAGTCCACAAGAAATTATTTTTATAGCAATACTTAGTATAGTTATTTTATTTATGATAATACTATGTGGAATAAATTTTTCTACAATTAATGATACTACAAAAAATGTTGAAGAAATTATGGTGTATTTTAAAAAGTTTTGAAGTAAGTTTTTTAAATTCATTATATTTTTTCTAATAATAAATTGCACATAGAGTATTACAACTATTATTTCGGCTACTATGGTTGTCATGATGTAGTATTCAGGTGAGAATAAATTATTATAGAAGAGTAGAGAATTTAGGGCGAGATTGCTTAAACCCCCAATGGCAATATACAGAGCTAGTTTTTTTTCATAACCTTGTACAAATAAAATTTGAATACCTATTATATTATCTAAGGCCAAAATTAATGCTCTTATTGCAAATATTGATGTAACTATTCCAGCTGATAAGAATTTATCTCCCCCATAAATAAGAGTAGCTTCTGTCCCTAAAATCATAAGTCCAAAGCTTATAGGAGTTATTAGAAATAAAAAAAACTGACTTCCCTTATTTATTAAATTGGTATAATCTTCAATTTTATTTTCTCCCCAATAGTAGCTTAATCTAGGTATATTAACACTTATGGCACCACTTATAACACCTGTAATTAGCATAACTATATTATAAGATACTACATAGTCTGATATATTTGTAGATACAGGAGAGTTTGTTAAAAATATTCTATCTAAATAGATATATAGCATATTTAGATTGGATAGTAATAAAATTGTAAATAGGGGGGATAGTAATTTTAATAAGTTTTTAATTTTAATTTTAACAAACTTAACTTCTTTTTTTATCCATATAAAACTTATTAGCATATTTAAAATTTCTGCTAGGGTCATTATTGAAACGTAGGGTAATACGTCGTCAGCATCTTTTATGAGAGTAAAGGTTAATGTGAATATTGTTAATCTTACTACTATAGTCTTGTATAAAATAAAAGTATAATTTTCAAATGCTTCATTTATCCATTCTATATATAGGAATTGACATAATATTTGGAGACCTAGTATAGAATAAACATATATTTGAATATTATTTTTATAATCTAAAAAATTTGTTACGTAAGTATAGTATATCAAAGATGTTATTAAGGTCGATATTACAGACAAAAAAAATAGTTCTGAAAATAATTCATTCCTTTTTTTTATATTGTTTTTTACCTTGCTTATAGCTCTAACTCCATAGGTATATATTCCAAATGTGGCAAAAGGAATAAATAGTTGAGCTATGGTGTTTGATGCATCAAATAAACTTATATTTTCCTTTGATAATGTTCTAGCAATATAGGGTCCTGTAATCAAGGGGGATAGGATATTTA of the Gemella sp. zg-570 genome contains:
- a CDS encoding prephenate dehydratase, with amino-acid sequence MFENYSLADLFANIYKKLRVNIIGALIIYLLIALPLIYKTINTKTVSNVNSNFSSYVIYKISTPQTTSEKKINNVYGGYSDFYSKIISANINGAYLFNDSKEEDLKKYAATLGSDATVLKNSNIDYWIKKIKINPLEENKGVSVEILTPNKELNLFIEGKIDSIIKNYSGVYSDVTIEKLNTVYSNSSSSENMEITYSKKQLVIKLALIGVLTLIFVAGVNFLLYIFNPTINRIGDYNRYKEVKKVFDITSSKDIAVVTKYFSNDITLITTNKLVHKKVIKAGYNIKLLRSVSDFEGILNPIFVEEYGSTRYKNFEKALQQLNNFDKKILGIISYEL
- a CDS encoding phosphorylcholine transferase LicD, with the translated sequence MKKLELNEIKKIGLDILIYIDGFCKKNNIEYFINYGTLLGAVRHKGFIPWDDDIDITMTRENYNKFIKLFKNDTSKYKILSLESEKNYFNNFIKIHNSETKIIYSDLTKSYDSGIFIDIFPLDYFDNKKVINISYFFESLKYLSFIKKENVTYKDSKIKDLCRIIMWYLVRPIHPKFFAKVIEKIIKKYTSNKPTFSAFIISKNKEKDILPLNTGRELIELEFENHKFPAPKNYDEVLTYLYNDYMKLPKKSEQVPHKFYAYYTDKKNSN
- a CDS encoding oligosaccharide flippase family protein; amino-acid sequence: MKNLKINALASVTVRVLNILSPLITGPYIARTLSKENISLFDASNTIAQLFIPFATFGIYTYGVRAISKVKNNIKKRNELFSELFFLSVISTLITSLIYYTYVTNFLDYKNNIQIYVYSILGLQILCQFLYIEWINEAFENYTFILYKTIVVRLTIFTLTFTLIKDADDVLPYVSIMTLAEILNMLISFIWIKKEVKFVKIKIKNLLKLLSPLFTILLLSNLNMLYIYLDRIFLTNSPVSTNISDYVVSYNIVMLITGVISGAISVNIPRLSYYWGENKIEDYTNLINKGSQFFLFLITPISFGLMILGTEATLIYGGDKFLSAGIVTSIFAIRALILALDNIIGIQILFVQGYEKKLALYIAIGGLSNLALNSLLFYNNLFSPEYYIMTTIVAEIIVVILYVQFIIRKNIMNLKNLLQNFLKYTIISSTFFVVSLIVEKFIPHSIIINKITILSIAIKIISCGLIYFLILYISKDKMLYDTIYFIKGKIKRLAK